In Paenibacillus dendritiformis, the DNA window TACAGGAGCAAGTCCTGCGTTGATGGGGTATTGTGCAGATCGGAATATTGCGATCACCTTTATGACGGTGACCGGCAGATTTCTGGCCAGGGTCATTGGACAGAGCAAAGGAAATGTAGTGCTGCGGAAAAAGCAATACCTTGTCTCTGAGGATGAGCGCTTGTCCGCCCAAATTGCACGCAATTTTATTGTCGGCAAAATTTATAACCATAAGTGGATGATTGAGCGGATGACGCGAGACTACCCGCTGCGAATCAATGTTGATCAGTTCAAAGAGATTTCCGCGCAGTTATCGTCCCTCATGCTGGAAGTACGGGCTTGTGAAGATCTGGAACGTCTGCGTGGCTTAGAAGGACAAGCTGCAGTCAGCTACAATAAGGCTTTTGGCCAAATGATTCTGCAACAGACAGACGATTTTTACTTTCATTCCCGTTCACGCAGGCCGCCGCTGGACAATGTAAATGCGATGTTGTCGCTTGCGTACACATTGTTGGCGAAGGATATGGCCTCCGCATTGGAAGCGGTCGGGCTGGATGCTTATGTCGGATTTTTGCATCGCGATCGTCCGGGGCGGGCTTCACTTGCTCTGGACGTGATGGAAGAGTTGCGGGGGAACTATGCGGACCGATTTGTTCTCACCTTGATTAATAAAAAAATTGTGAACAAGGATGATTTTTACAAGAAGGAAAACGGCGCTGTCTTGATGACAGATGAGGCGAGAAAAAAATTTTTGCAGGCATGGCAGGATAAGAAGCAAGAAAAGATAGTTCATCCCTATCTGGGAGAGAAAATCAGTTGGGGACTTGTCCCGCATGCCCAGGCCCTGTTGCTAGCTCGTCATTTGCGTGAGGATCTAGATGAGTACCCTCCATTTCTCTGGAAGTAGGTGGTATAATTTGTTGGTACTAATCACTTATGATGTCAGCACGACCAGTATTGCCGGGCAGCGCAGGTTACGTAAAGTCGCAAAGTTATGCCAAAATTATGGTCAGAGAGTGCAAAACTCTGTTTTTGAATGCAATGTAGACGCAGCTCAGTTCGCCAGCTTGAAGATCCAACTTATCGATATGATCGATGAACAGGAAGATAGCCTGCGATTTTATCAATTAGGAAACAACTACAAAAGCAAGGTGGAGCATATTGGTGTGAAGGCATCGATCGATATGGAAGGGACCCTAATTTTCTAGTGCGAATGTGTAGTGCACATAAATTCCCCGGGGGATTCGCACCATGTTTTTTCTATATTATGGGTAAAACTATTTTGTAGGTTGAATGTAGGAGTAGGAAATAAGCAGTTTTTAGCTCTATGGATCAGTAATTTTGATTGATTGCGTCATATCAAGAGTGAAATGTGATTATTGCAATCATTTTTCGCCGTCGCATCCTATGTGGATGCGTGGATTGAAATTCTTAGCGGCGCTGTTGCTGCTCCTAACATTCAAAGTCGCATCCTATGTGGATGCGTGGATTGAAATTCGGATGATAAGGCCTTGTTTAACGGCCTCTTCGACGTCGCATCCTATGTGGATGCGTGGATTGAAATCTTCAGGGTATGTTTCGGAGCCGGCTCAGTCGGAGGGTCGCATCCTATGTGGATGCGTGGATTGAAATTACTTTGGGCTATCGGAACTCAAAGCCCAGCCCCGGTCGCATCCTATGTGGATGCGTGGATTGAAATTTCGATCAAGTCACCATCGGATTTATCAAATCCGGTCGCATCCTATGTGGATGCGTGGATTGAAATCGGAGGATGACGGCTTGACTGATAAGGTAGTATCGTCGCATCCTACGCGGATGCGTGGATTGAAATTTTTTCGTCGCTTAAAAACGAAATTACGAATATGTCGCATCCTACGCGGATGCGTGGATTGAAATAGGCGTGGGGGATACGAGGACATCTCGCACTTTGGTCGCATCCTACGCGGATGCGTGGATTGAAATCGCCGCCGGCTGCTCCGCCGTACAGTATCTCAGTCGCATCCTACGCGGATGCGTGGATTGAAATTATCAGGCGAAACGAGGAACGATCAGTTTGGTTGACGTCGCATCCTACGCGGATGCGTGGATTGAAATTTCGAGTTTTGAGAGAAACCGACACCCATCGGAGTCGCATCCTACGCGGATGCGTGGATTGAAATAGTTCCCAGGTCGGCTACCTTCTTGAGGGATGGGCGTCGCATCCTACGCGGATGCATGGGTTGAAATGCGAACACATTCTTGGTGTCGATGACCGGCGTATCCGAGGCAGTATTTGATTCGGAATGCTAAATAGATTAAGAAATTTATTCTTTCCCAGCAAAAAGACGCCACTAAGCTTGCTCAGTATATTGCGGGTTCTGGTACATAAACACCTTTTTGACGGTTAGACATTGAAGTAGTCGGGTAAGATGCTTAAAGTTTTTAAAAAGGTTACAAAGATATAGTTAAAAAAATAGAAGCTATGCTTCAGGTCAGTTAGGACTTGAGGAATAGCTTCTATTTTTTATAGCCTTTATATTAATATTTCAATCCACGCCTTTTGGCGACAAAAACACTATAGCATTCATTGTAAGAGAGAGAGTGCATTAAAATCAACAGTTTCAAAATTTCAGAGGTTCTATATTTACAAATAACCCCATCTTGTGTAAGATGTCATTAATTAATAGTTCATTAAAATAAAAGCTATATTAAATGCACCAAAAAATTAAACTTAACCATCTTATGGAAATTAGAAAGCAATTACAGCATTAATCCAGAAAGCTTACTTCTTTGGATTTTTACATAATGGATAATTTGATGAAGATGGGAGATGGTGCAGAAGCTAACTATTCGTTACTTTTTGTTGTAGCCTAGATATCTTATTTTTATGGATCCCCTAATAGAGTTACTTACTCATTTTTACCTCAATGTGATTGCTTTATCAAAATTAAAAATTTTATCATATGTATCCAGGAGGGATTCTCGTTGAGTTGGAAGTTAATTCATCGTAACGGTGAAACTTATCCAGGAGCTTTCAATCTATTGAGACAAGAAGATCTGCCCCAATTAAAAAAGAGTGATGGCTGGTCACGTGGGATAGACTGGAGCATTTTCCTTCGAAAAAACCAGGAGTATACAGCGTATAAACTACATATAGTTGGAGACAACCGTATCCAAGGGTTGCTTGCCATCGCAATTAGAACAGGATTTGTGGAGCTCGCTATTGCAGAGAAAGCGTTCCACAATCGTAAACCAAACGAAGAGTTCAAAAATGTGGGGGATGTTTTGTTAGCACATGCCTGTTTGTGTGACTTGGTGAATAACGGTGATGGATATGTTTTATTTAAATCAAAGATGAGCTTAATGGGTCATTACGGGTACGACAATGGCATGGAAGTGGTTAACAAAAAACGAAGATTGCTATGCTGCATGGCTAAACGAGCTCGATTATTTACTTGGGGGGGGATGCTTAATGCGAAAATCCGAATCAATAACTATCGGTCGGAAAGTGTATCCGAGCCAACGCTCTGTCATTCGACCAGTCAATGGTGGAATTATGGCTGTTCCTATTCCAAGCGAGTAGCGCATGAGTGCAGACAATGAAATGAAGGACTTCATTTATCGTTACAAAAAATGCAGTTTATTAAAAAATCAAAACAACAAATAAGGAAAGCACAGAGGTCATTTCACCATGGCCTCTGTTTTTGTAACAGGCTTGGTCCTGTCCTGCAGTGTAGCGTTCACCTCCCAACTTCCTCCACCCAAAAATACAACGGCAGCTTTCCCCGTACATGCACTTCTGGGCCATCGCCTACATACAATGTATCACTGCGCCGGGATTCGGCTTGCTGCGAAGAGAGACTGCTAGGCGCAAGTCGCAGAATAGAACGTTGTCAGACTCCTGGAGGTGGCTAGCATGACGGGTTTATTTGCTGCAATCGCCGTGTTCATCAAGCAATTGACGCTGCTTGTATCCTACGTCAAGAACAATGCGTTTCCGCAGCCGTTGGCGGAAGAGGATGAGATGAAGCATTTGCAGCGGATGGCGGAAGGCAATGCACAGTCGCGCAACACGCTCATTGAGCACAATCTCCGCCTGGTTGCGCATATCGTGAAGAAATTCGACAACACCGGAGAAGACTTGGAGGATTTGATTTCCATCGGCACAATCGGACTTATCAAAGCGATCGAGAGCTTCCAGCCGAACAAGGGAACGAAGCTGGCGACCTTCGCCGCCCGCTGCATCGAGAACGAGATCTTGATGCATCTTCGCTCTTTGAAAAAGACGCGCAAAGATGTCTCCCTTCATGATCCGATCGGGACGGACAAGGAAGGCAACGAAATCACGCTAATCGATATTCTTGGCACGGACGGCGATGAAGTCGTCGATAAAGTGCAGCTCAAAATTGAGAAAAGCAAAATATACCGGAATCTGGATATTCTCGATGAGCGGGAGCAGGAAGTGATTCGCGGCCGCTTCGGTCTGGATGGGGGCGGAGAGGAACGGACACAGCGGGAGATCGCCAAGGAGTTGGGCATCTCGCGCAGCTACGTCTCCCGGATAGAGAAGCGGGCGTTAATGAAGCTCTATCATGAATTTTACAAAAATAAAGGTCACTTGTAACAGCCGCACCGCGAGAAGGCCAGCCCTGTCCTGGTCCAATCCGCTCCATGAGTGTCCCGTGCAACACGGCCCCGGAGCCGTGCTGCGCGGGCATTCGCGATCGGCGGGGTCCATCGCGTCATGTCGTGCGGCGGCTCTGAATGGTGCCGTCCTGCCTGTGAATGACGATATCGGCTCCATCGGACGCCTTCCGCTGCTGAGCGTATTGAATGGCCTCCTGCTTCGTCGGCGCCGTCATGAGCGGATGCTTCCGCCCTTCGGCTTTTACCGCCCAGTCTTCTCTGGCCGGGACGACATGAAGGACGTGATCCGGCCCGGAATGGTCCGGGAAGTGCTCTCCATGCCATTTTTTGGCCTGCGCGGTCGCAATCGCAATCGCGCGTCCTTCTTCCATGCCATCTTCCAATAAAGCGTTGGCGATCTCAATCGCCTTGGCCCGCACCTCAGACAGCAGATGCTTCATGGACGGAGGATAGTTGCGCTCGTTCCATGGCATTCGGCTTCCCTCCTTGCTGCTGGGGTTGTCCATACTTTACCCGGATAGGCCTCCCGGCAAACCGGCGCCTGCGCCGGCCGGGCGATTTTGCTATAATGAACGAGCCGGAACAACGAGATGGACGAGAGGAAGGAAGATGGCAATGACATCAGAGGCGAACACAGAAGCAGTATACGGCAAGGCTACGGACGGCCTGGTCCCGCGATACATATGCCGCCGCGTGCCCGACGGCGAGCCGGATTGGGAGGGGGCGGAGGCGGCGGTCCTGGCCGATGTCGTCACCGGGCAAGCTCCGCGCTACCGCACCCAGGTTCAGGCCTGCTGGTCCGAGCGGAGCTTATATCTTCGCTTCGAATGCGAGGATGAGCGCGTTGTCAGCCCGTATACGAAGCGGGATGATCCCTTGTTCGAAGCGGACGTGGTGGAATGCTTTATCCAGCCGGGGGAAGACGCGGGCGCTTACTATGAATTCAACATCAGCCCGCATAATATCGTGTTCGATTCGCGAATCGTATGCGAGCCGGGCAAGGACAAGCTCTTCCAGCCCGAGTGGGATGCGAGACTGCTGCGGACGACGGTAACCTATGTCAGCGAGCCGAAGCGGCTCCTGGTGTATGAGGCGGCGATTGCGTTCGAGGATCTGGGGCAGGCCCCTCAGCCGGGAGACTGGTGGCGCATCAATTGGTTCCGGATCGACGAGGGCGAGGACGGACAGCGGACGTTCGAGGCCTGGTCGCCGACGGGCGCGGTGAATTTCCATGTGCCGGAACGGTTCGGGCGGATTCTGTTCGAAGCTTAGAGATATCCACAAGAAGAAGGTTCAACCAAAAGCTGCTGCAATCTGCAACAATGAAAGAAGGCTTCCCGCCAACGGCTGTACAGCCCGGCGCGGGAAGCCTTGCTCATGAGGTCTGCCGCATGCCCAAGGCAGCCGGAGCGCGGCTATTGAACGCCCGGAGTAATCCCGATCTCCACGCCGCCAGCCGGGTGAATGAAGCGGATTGCGAAGGTCGAGGACGCTTCATCCCAGGCGAGATCGAACGGGCAGGCCTGGCCGCCGCGCTGCACGCTCACGTGCGCCGGGGCAGCCGGCGCATAGAACCGCAGCACCGCCCGGACACCGGCCGGTCCGCGCGCCGTATAGCGCTGGGTCTCCGCCGCATCGGCGGAGCCGCCTTCTGGAAGCGGGACAACCCGTCCGGCCGCGGCGACGAGGACCAGCTCCCGGCCGCTCTGCTGCGCCTGCTTCAGATCATACAGCAAGGCCTGTTCCCCCGGCCCGATCGTCACGCTCGGCCGGACCGATAATTGTCCGTCGAACAAATCGACGAACGGGCCTCTCAGGGTGACCGCATCGCTGCGGCAGCTCTCCTCAAGCACGGCTGCGGCCACGTACGGGCCCCGCTTGGCGACGAGCGCATGGGAAGGCGTCCAGCCTGCCGCCGACGGACCGTGGACCGCCGCCCATGCCGCCTTCACCGCGCCGCGCAGCCGGTTGGCGTCGTCCGCGGAGCGAGTGAAGCGGGCAGGATGCTCCGGCAGGTAGGCAACCGCGCCCCGGCCCATGCGCGTGATGGCCAGTCCCCCGTCCTGGCTCTCCATCGCGGCTCCCAGCGTCTCGAACAGATGCTGCGCCGGGCTGTCATACGTACGCGTTCCCGCGTTCCACCATTCACGCACGGCATGATACGGATCGCTGCCATCCCCCACATACAGCAGAACCCCACCGGCTTGCACCCATTGCGCGAGCCCGTAATGGACATCCATCTGCTCCGGCTTCATGAATTCATAGCTGGCGACCAACAGCCCGTACTCGCTTAAATAGTGCGGAATCCGCCGCACATTGTCCAGTTGGACCGGGCGGACCGGATACCCGTGCTTCAGCAGCGGCAGCGCCAAGCCGAAGAACGCATCCCACGCAATATGCTCCATCTCGGAGGCGAACCGCTCTTCCTCCTGTACCCGCTCCCAATCAAGCGATAGATCGAGCCGTTGGTACATGCAGGAATCCGCGACCAGCACGCCGATCCCGGGAAGGGAGGCCTTCTGGCTCGGCGCTTCCTCGCCGGACGTCCTGTCGGGTGATTGATCCAGAACCTGCTCCGGCGTACCGGCCAGGCCCCCCAGCGGCATGTGCTGCAGCGCGTGCATCACCGCCTGCAGGATCGTCCCGTACGCTTCCGGAAGCGGAACCTTGCCCGAGCGATCCGGGGACAAATAGGGCCTGCCGTAGATGCGATGCGGCCACGGCGCGACTTCGTAATGATCGACATGGGGGTGGAGAAGGGAAGCGACGACGGTTTTTTTGTAATTGGCCTCGTAATCGTCCCAGGTCCGTCCGGGATGGTCTTCAATCGGATCATGCAGGAACCACATGCGGCGGTCGCTTCCCCGCACGAGCTCTTGCATGACGCCATACTCCAAATACGCCGTCTCGAACGTCCGTTCCCGACGTTCGCCTTCATATACGTTGGGCACACGCGAAGTGCCTGTCCAGACCTGCGCGATATAGCCGTCGATCGCAGCAATATCCATCAGCTTCGATTCCGGGCTCACAATGCGCCATTGGCAATAGTTGAGGAGGCTGTGCGTCGCTACATAAAATTGGATATGACGCCCGTGCGCATGCTTGGCGTAAGACTTGAGCGCGGAGCTGATCCGCTCCAGCGCCCGGGCGTACAAATGCGCTTTCAGTTTGGACGCCCGGTACTGGGCATCCGGCGACTGATGAGGCGGCATCCACGGCTCGTTATAATACAGCTCCCATTCGCGCCGGAATGAAGGGGAATACCCGGCCTCTACCCAAAATTCCGGTTCTTCCATAAAGAAGGCGTCCACGCCGGCATCCACGGCTTTTTTTAGCCATTCGGTTATGTAATCCGCGAAAGATACGGTAGGCACCATATAAGGCACATCATCGGTCTCATGAATAAGCCGGGTCCCGTTGGCTCGGGTCTGGCTCTCGTCCCAATGCTCGCGTCCGTCGAACCCCCCGTTCAAATATGGCTGGTATTCCCCCCAGGCCGTGCCGGTCATGAGACCGACTCGATATCCCTGCGCCGTCCAGCCGCGAATCCGCTCCTCCATCGTGTCATCCATTCCATACACCAAGACCATGTCGGTCTGCAGATCGATCGAAGCTTCGTACGAAACGATTTCCTGAAAGGCCGTCTTCTCGCCGGGCCGCTGACGGTTCAGCATTGTCATTCCTTCTTCCTCAATGAAGTCGTTATCCAGGCATTGTGCTTGCCATGGGAATCGCCCTCCATTGTACACTTCGCGGGAAGCGTTGCCAACCGCGCTTACACAGACCCAGCCTGAGGCCTTTCCCTAATAATCGTGTCATTTGGATATGTGCCCCATTCAGGCCCAACTGCATACGTTAGTAGCAGGAATAACCGGAAAGGATGATAAACTTATGGAAATGAAGCTGCAAGCGTGGGATATCATCTTGGTGCTGTTCGTCCTCTTGGTCATCGTTTGCCTGCTGCTGTTCGGATTAGGGCTATAACTAGGTGCGCCATGGAGTTGAGACATATTTTAACCGCCAATGATAAATACTGAATGCATACAACTGAAAATCAGATTGGATGCAGGAGGTGAATCAATGGCGACTTCGGCTAAATCCGGGTCATCCGGGTCCACAACTTGGACTTCCGGGGGAAAGACGATCTCGGAGCAAGAGTATAAGCAGATCGCCAAGCAGCGTGAACCGTCCCGCCCCGTATGGAAAAATTGCGTACGGGCTTTTTTGGTGGGAGGAACGATCTGCCTGATTGGACAAGCCATTGAACAAATATTAATCACGTTTTTCGATATGACGAAGAAAGAGGCGGCAGGCCCGACGGTCGTCATTCTGGTGCTGGCTTCCGTTATTCTGACAA includes these proteins:
- the cas1c gene encoding type I-C CRISPR-associated endonuclease Cas1c, with translation MKRLLNTLYVNQPDVYMALDGDNIVLQKGEEKLGRLPLHNLEAIVAFGYTGASPALMGYCADRNIAITFMTVTGRFLARVIGQSKGNVVLRKKQYLVSEDERLSAQIARNFIVGKIYNHKWMIERMTRDYPLRINVDQFKEISAQLSSLMLEVRACEDLERLRGLEGQAAVSYNKAFGQMILQQTDDFYFHSRSRRPPLDNVNAMLSLAYTLLAKDMASALEAVGLDAYVGFLHRDRPGRASLALDVMEELRGNYADRFVLTLINKKIVNKDDFYKKENGAVLMTDEARKKFLQAWQDKKQEKIVHPYLGEKISWGLVPHAQALLLARHLREDLDEYPPFLWK
- the cas2 gene encoding CRISPR-associated endonuclease Cas2, yielding MLVLITYDVSTTSIAGQRRLRKVAKLCQNYGQRVQNSVFECNVDAAQFASLKIQLIDMIDEQEDSLRFYQLGNNYKSKVEHIGVKASIDMEGTLIF
- the sigK gene encoding RNA polymerase sporulation sigma factor SigK — encoded protein: MTGLFAAIAVFIKQLTLLVSYVKNNAFPQPLAEEDEMKHLQRMAEGNAQSRNTLIEHNLRLVAHIVKKFDNTGEDLEDLISIGTIGLIKAIESFQPNKGTKLATFAARCIENEILMHLRSLKKTRKDVSLHDPIGTDKEGNEITLIDILGTDGDEVVDKVQLKIEKSKIYRNLDILDEREQEVIRGRFGLDGGGEERTQREIAKELGISRSYVSRIEKRALMKLYHEFYKNKGHL
- a CDS encoding DUF2188 domain-containing protein yields the protein MPWNERNYPPSMKHLLSEVRAKAIEIANALLEDGMEEGRAIAIATAQAKKWHGEHFPDHSGPDHVLHVVPAREDWAVKAEGRKHPLMTAPTKQEAIQYAQQRKASDGADIVIHRQDGTIQSRRTT
- a CDS encoding carbohydrate-binding family 9-like protein; protein product: MAMTSEANTEAVYGKATDGLVPRYICRRVPDGEPDWEGAEAAVLADVVTGQAPRYRTQVQACWSERSLYLRFECEDERVVSPYTKRDDPLFEADVVECFIQPGEDAGAYYEFNISPHNIVFDSRIVCEPGKDKLFQPEWDARLLRTTVTYVSEPKRLLVYEAAIAFEDLGQAPQPGDWWRINWFRIDEGEDGQRTFEAWSPTGAVNFHVPERFGRILFEA
- the spoVAC gene encoding stage V sporulation protein AC; amino-acid sequence: MATSAKSGSSGSTTWTSGGKTISEQEYKQIAKQREPSRPVWKNCVRAFLVGGTICLIGQAIEQILITFFDMTKKEAAGPTVVILVLASVILTSLGVYDKLAQWAGAGTAVPVTGFANSMCSAALEHRSEGLVLGVGGNMFKLAGSVIVFGTVAACIIALIYYIFGIQFQH